A stretch of the Vitis riparia cultivar Riparia Gloire de Montpellier isolate 1030 chromosome 13, EGFV_Vit.rip_1.0, whole genome shotgun sequence genome encodes the following:
- the LOC117928715 gene encoding tetraketide alpha-pyrone reductase 1-like isoform X1 — MCVTGASGYIVSWLVKLRLQRGYTVNASVRDPDDPTKTERLLALDGAKERLHLFKADFPEEGSFDSMVDGCEGVFHTASPFCHTLSNPQKPVKHS, encoded by the exons ATGTGCGTTACAGGGGCTTCTGGGTACATAGTTTCTTGGCTAGTCAAGCTCCGGCTCCAACGTGGCTACACCGTCAATGCTTCAGTTCGCGACCCAG ATGATCCAACAAAGACAGAACGCTTACTAGCACTTGATGGGGCTAAAGAAAGGCTTCATTTGTTTAAAGCTGACTTCCCTGAAGAAGGATCTTTTGATTCTATGGTCGATGGATGTGAAGGTGTTTTCCACACAGCATCTCCATTTTGTCACACTCTCTCTAATCCACAG AAGCCTGTTAAGCATAGTTAG
- the LOC117928715 gene encoding tetraketide alpha-pyrone reductase 1-like isoform X2, with translation MCVTGASGYIVSWLVKLRLQRGYTVNASVRDPDDPTKTERLLALDGAKERLHLFKADFPEEGSFDSMVDGCEGVFHTASPFCHTLSNPQG, from the exons ATGTGCGTTACAGGGGCTTCTGGGTACATAGTTTCTTGGCTAGTCAAGCTCCGGCTCCAACGTGGCTACACCGTCAATGCTTCAGTTCGCGACCCAG ATGATCCAACAAAGACAGAACGCTTACTAGCACTTGATGGGGCTAAAGAAAGGCTTCATTTGTTTAAAGCTGACTTCCCTGAAGAAGGATCTTTTGATTCTATGGTCGATGGATGTGAAGGTGTTTTCCACACAGCATCTCCATTTTGTCACACTCTCTCTAATCCACAG GGATAG